In Platichthys flesus chromosome 21, fPlaFle2.1, whole genome shotgun sequence, the following are encoded in one genomic region:
- the stk17a gene encoding serine/threonine-protein kinase 17A: protein MIPECPRSGDSRNRGRFVYSPAAEPSPSRGASGLLTEIQTSINYQPFTDHYTIIPGKELGRGKFAVVRKCVEKCSGHEYAAKFMRKRRKGQDCRTEIIHEIAVLELATVNRRVVNLHQVYEMASEMVLVLEFAAGGEIFNQCVSEEEAFSEEDVKRLMRQILEGVKFLHQSNIVHLDLKPQNILLTSSSPLGDIKIVDFGLSRMVCSHQELREIMGTPEYVAPEILNYEPISTATDMWSIGVLAYVMLTGISPFLGEDKQETFLNISQLNVSYIEEELQQLDQAALSFIQMLLLKQPQDRATAEQCLTHPWLQHSKTAETQTVEEILPMKEQEVSSTTSTPETPSCLTTAVDEEEEEEGPVTEELIVVAAYTLGQCRQSSTSEKEALAAEQKAISKRFKFEEPFSALQEVPGEFIY from the exons ATGATCCCCGAATGTCCCCGCTCCGGGGACTCGAGGAACCGGGGCCGCTTCGTGTACAGCCCGGCGGCCGAGCCGAGCCCGAGCCGCGGCGCCAGCGGCTTGTTGACGGAGATCCagaccagcatcaactaccagCCGTTCACCGACCACTACACCATCATCCCCGGCAAAGAGCTCGGAAG GGGGAAGTTTGCCGTGGTCAGAAAGTGTGTGGAGAAATGCTCGGGCCATGAGTACGCTGCAAAGTTCATGAGGAAGAGACGGAAAGGCCAGGACTGCCGGACGGAGATCATCCATGAGATTGCAGTGCTCGAGTTGGCCACAGTTAATCGCCGGGTGGTCAACCTCCACCAGGTCTATGAGATGGCTTCTGAGATGGTGCTGGTCCTGGAGTT TGCGGCTGGAGGCGAGATCTTCAACCAGTGTGTGTCAGAAGAAGAGGCCTTCAGTGAGGAGGACGTGAAGAGGCTAATGAGGCAAATCCTGGAGGGAGTCAAATTCCTCCATCAGAGCAACATAGTCCACCTCGACCTGAAG CCTCAGAACATCCTGCTGACCAGCAGCTCTCCTTTGGGTGACATTAAGATCGTGGACTTTGGCCTGTCCAGGATGGTCTGCAGCCACCAGGAGCTCAGGGAGATCATGGGGACCCCAGAGTATGTTG cTCCGGAGATCCTAAATTATGAGCCTATAAGCACAGCAACAGATATGTG GAGTATTGGTGTTTTGGCCTATGTGATGCTGACGGGCATCTCACCATTCCTGGGCGAGGACAAGCAGGAGACGTTTCTCAACATCTCCCAGCTCAATGTGAGCTACattgaggaggagctgcagcagctggaccaGGCCGCACTTTCCTTCATCCAGATGTTGCTCCTCAAACAGCCACA gGATCGGGCCACAGCAGAGCAGTGTCTCACACACCCCTGGCTTCAGCACTCAAAGACTGCGGAAACACAGACGGTGGAGGAGATCCTCCCAATGAAGGAGCAGGAGGTTTCCAGCACCACCAGTACACCTGAAACTCCCAGCTGCCTGACTACAgctgtggatgaggaggaggaggaagaagggccAGTGACAGAGGAGCTGATCGTTGTGGCTGCCTACACTCTGGGTCAGTGTCGCCAGTCCTCCACTTCAGAGAAGGAGGCTCTGGCCGCTGAGCAGAAGGCCATCTCCAAACGCTTCAAGTTTGAGGAGCCCTTCAGTGCCCTGCAGGAGGTCCCTGGGGAGTTCATCTACTGA